A DNA window from Stenotrophomonas indicatrix contains the following coding sequences:
- the dnaN gene encoding DNA polymerase III subunit beta, with protein sequence MRFTLQREAFLKPLAQVVNVVERRQTLPVLANFLVQVQNGQLSLTGTDLEVEMVSRIAVEDAQDGETTIPARKLFEIIRALPDGSRITVSQTGDKITVQAGRSRFTLATLPSNDFPSVDEVEATERVAIGEATLKELIERTAFAMAQQDVRYYLNGLLFDLRGDALRTVATDGHRLALCETDLAKPSGSKRQIIVPRKGVTELQRLLESGDREIELEVGRSHVRVKRDDVTFTSKLIDGRFPDYEAVIPIGADREVKVDREALRASLQRAAILSNEKYRGIRVEVSPGNLKISAHNPEQEEAQEEIEADTTVSDLAIGFNVNYLLDALSALRDEEVIIQLRDSNSSALVRESSSEKSRHVVMPLRL encoded by the coding sequence ATGCGTTTCACACTGCAGCGCGAAGCCTTTCTCAAGCCGTTGGCACAGGTCGTCAACGTGGTCGAACGCCGCCAGACCCTTCCGGTTCTGGCCAATTTCCTGGTGCAGGTGCAGAACGGCCAGCTGTCGCTGACCGGTACCGACCTGGAAGTGGAGATGGTGTCGCGGATCGCGGTTGAAGATGCCCAGGACGGCGAAACCACCATTCCCGCCCGCAAGCTGTTCGAGATCATCCGCGCCCTGCCTGATGGCAGCCGGATCACCGTCTCGCAGACCGGTGACAAGATCACCGTGCAGGCAGGACGCAGCCGCTTCACCCTGGCCACCCTGCCCTCCAACGACTTCCCGTCGGTGGACGAAGTGGAAGCCACCGAGCGTGTCGCGATCGGCGAAGCCACCCTGAAGGAGCTGATCGAGCGCACTGCGTTCGCGATGGCCCAGCAGGACGTCCGCTATTACCTCAACGGCCTGCTGTTCGACCTGCGCGGTGATGCGCTGCGCACCGTCGCCACCGACGGCCATCGCCTGGCCCTGTGCGAAACCGATCTGGCCAAGCCCAGCGGTTCCAAGCGCCAGATCATCGTGCCGCGCAAGGGCGTGACCGAGTTGCAGCGCCTGCTGGAAAGCGGTGATCGCGAGATCGAACTGGAAGTCGGCCGTAGCCACGTTCGCGTGAAGCGCGACGATGTCACCTTCACTTCGAAGCTGATCGACGGTCGCTTCCCGGATTACGAGGCAGTGATTCCGATTGGTGCCGACCGCGAGGTGAAGGTTGATCGCGAAGCACTGCGTGCCTCGCTGCAGCGTGCTGCGATCCTGTCCAACGAGAAGTACCGCGGCATCCGCGTGGAAGTTTCGCCGGGCAACCTGAAGATCAGCGCGCACAACCCAGAGCAGGAAGAAGCCCAGGAAGAGATCGAGGCCGACACCACGGTCAGCGACCTGGCCATCGGCTTCAACGTGAACTATCTGCTGGATGCCCTCTCCGCCCTGCGCGACGAAGAAGTGATCATCCAGTTGCGCGACTCCAACTCCTCGGCGCTGGTGCGTGAATCGAGCAGCGAGAAGTCGCGTCATGTGGTGATGCCGTTGCGTCTCTGA
- the recF gene encoding DNA replication/repair protein RecF (All proteins in this family for which functions are known are DNA-binding proteins that assist the filamentation of RecA onto DNA for the initiation of recombination or recombinational repair.): MQIRRLALHHLRRFDAVELSPQPGVNLLTGDNGAGKTSVLEALHLMAYGRSFRGRVRDGLVRQGHEALEVFVEWDEQRGDLPVQRRKAGLRHSGQEWKGRLDGEDVAQLGNLCAALAVVTFEPGSHALVSGGGEPRRRFLDWGLFHVEPDFLSLWRRYSRALKQRNALLKQGGPSRMLDTWDHELAEAGEPLTSRRQHYLERLQSRTIALAEALAPQLGIVGLNLSPGWRRHEVPLADALLLARDRDRQAGYTSLGPHRADWSVAFQSIPGRDALSRGQAKLTALACLLAQAEDYAEQRGEWPVIALDDLASELDRTHQARVLHRLLAAPAQIFITATETPAALETLSNITRFHVEHAQIVAVP, encoded by the coding sequence ATGCAGATTCGTCGTCTTGCCCTCCACCACTTGCGTCGTTTCGATGCGGTGGAGCTGTCGCCCCAGCCAGGGGTGAATCTGCTGACCGGTGACAACGGCGCTGGCAAGACCAGCGTCCTGGAAGCGTTGCATCTGATGGCCTATGGGCGGAGTTTCCGCGGGCGGGTACGCGATGGCTTGGTGCGTCAGGGCCATGAAGCCCTGGAAGTCTTCGTGGAATGGGACGAGCAACGCGGTGATCTGCCCGTGCAGAGGCGAAAAGCCGGGTTGCGGCATAGCGGGCAGGAGTGGAAGGGGCGGCTGGATGGCGAAGACGTCGCCCAACTCGGAAACCTGTGTGCCGCCCTCGCTGTGGTGACCTTCGAACCGGGCAGTCACGCCTTGGTGAGCGGTGGTGGCGAGCCGCGACGGCGCTTTCTGGATTGGGGTCTGTTCCACGTGGAACCAGACTTCCTTTCCTTGTGGCGGCGCTATTCGCGCGCGTTGAAGCAGCGCAATGCCCTGCTCAAGCAGGGCGGGCCGTCGCGGATGCTCGATACCTGGGATCACGAGCTGGCCGAGGCGGGAGAACCGCTGACCAGTCGTCGGCAGCACTACCTGGAGCGGCTGCAGTCCCGAACCATCGCCCTGGCCGAGGCACTGGCTCCGCAACTGGGAATCGTGGGCCTGAATCTGAGTCCCGGCTGGCGCCGGCACGAGGTTCCGCTGGCAGATGCCCTTCTGCTGGCGCGCGATCGCGACCGTCAGGCGGGTTACACCTCGCTGGGCCCACACCGGGCGGACTGGAGCGTGGCGTTCCAGAGCATCCCGGGGCGCGATGCGCTGTCACGCGGCCAGGCCAAGCTCACCGCCCTCGCCTGTCTACTGGCCCAGGCGGAGGATTACGCCGAGCAGCGTGGCGAGTGGCCCGTCATCGCACTCGACGATCTGGCCTCGGAGCTGGATCGCACACACCAGGCCCGGGTACTGCACCGCCTGTTGGCGGCACCGGCGCAGATATTCATCACTGCAACAGAAACGCCTGCAGCACTGGAGACTCTGAGCAACATCACCCGGTTCCAC